The Microcystis panniformis FACHB-1757 region ATACTTTTGGCACTTTTGACAATGAAACTGACGGCGTGGTACTTCTAAATATACTGGATTACCTAATATTGACAAGTCTCTGACTAGATTATACTCTGTCTGATTGATTCTGTCTAAGGTTTGATGGCAATTCGGACATTCAATTGTTTCATTTAAAAGAGCAAGCTTTAGGAAAATTGTCTGAGCAATTTTTTGATAATTGACCACTGTTACATTTGGTAAATCGAGGAGTTGATCAAAATTTATCCACATAACCCACCTCCTGTTCTGTGTTACTATTATACCATGTTCACACAGAACCTAGAAGAGCCAAGATATTTCTATGGTGACAGAAACACAAATCAAAGAAAAAGCGCTAGAGTTAGGTTTCCATGGGGTCGGTATTGCTTCTGTGGATAGTCAAGACTCGGCGGTATCCCATCTAAAAAGCTGGTTAGAGCGCGGTTATCACGCTGATATGGATTGGATGACTAACCCGAAACGACAGGATATCAAAACTCTTTGGCCAGAAGTGCGATCGCTAATATGTCTTGCCCTTAACTACTACACCCCCCAGCAACACAGTCAAGAACAAAACCATGGCAAAATTTCCCGTTATGCTTGGGGACGGGATTATCACAAAGTATTAAGTAAAAAATTAAAGGCCCTCAGTCAATGGTTAGAAAGTCAGGGGGAGCAAATTCAAACCCGTTACTATGTGGACACCGGACCGGTACAGGATAAAGTTTGGGCGCAAAGAGCAGGGATCGGCTGGATTGCCAAGAATGGTAACTTAATTACCCGCAATTACGGCAGTTGGGTGTTTTTAGCCGAAATATTAACTAATTTACCTTTAGAACCCGATCGACCCCATAGCGCCCATTGTGGCACCTGTAGCCGTTGTTTAAGCGCCTGTCCCACCCAGGCAATAGTTAGTCCCTATGTGGTGGATGCTAATCGCTGTATTGCATACCATACCATCGAAAATCGTGCTGTAACTTTGCCTACAGAAATTGCCGAGAATTTACAAGGTTGGGTAGCTGGCTGCGATATCTGTCAAGATGTCTGTCCTTGGAATCAACGTTTTGCCCAAGTTACCGACGTGGAGGATTTTCAACCTCGTCCCGAAAACCTCTCGCCAAGGTTGGAGGAATTAGCTAATCTAACTATAGAGGAGTGGGATCGTCGTTTCATCTCGTCAGCCCTGCGTCGAATTAAACCCCAGCAGTGGCGACGTAATGCCCAAGCTAATTTAGCCCATTCCCCTCACCCCGCACAAGATGACAATTAAAGTAGTCGTGTTCGATTTTGATGGTACTATCGCCGATACCCACGATACTTTCGTGGAGATTGTCAATCGTTTGGCTAAAAATTTTGGTTATCAACCCATCAACGAGGAAGATTTGGCCAGACTAAAAAACCTTAGTTCCCAAGAAATTATTAAACAATCCCAAGTTTCCCCCGTTAAAATCCCTTTTTTACTCTATCGAGTTAAACGGGAATTAAATAAACAAATTGAATGTCTGAAACCTTTTCATGGCTGGCCTCACTGCCTCGCTACTCTTAAAGAAAGAGGCTATAGATTGGGAATAATAACTTCTAATACCAAAGAAAATGTCAACCTATTTTTAGGTAATAATCAACTATTAAATTTATTTGATTTTATCTGTTCGGGAACGCCTTTATTCGGCAAACACAAAATTATCGATCGCCTGATCCGACAAAATAAATTCTGTCCCGATGAAATGATTTATGTCGGCGATGAAACCAGAGATATTACTGCTGCCCAAAAAAGTCAAGTGCAGGTGGTGGCAGTCGCTTGGGGCTTTAATTCCCCTCAAATTCTCTCCCAATTTAACCCTGATCATCTCATTGATCATCCCCTAGAATTATTGGATATTTTAGATAGGGCTGGCTGAAAAAGTTTTTACTAGGAGCATGGACATTTGTACTATAATATCCAACACTCAGTTTAAATATAGACTTCGATCGATGGGGGCAGAGAGACTCGAACTCTCACGAGCTTATAAGGCTCAACGGATTTTAAGTCCGTAGCGTCTACCATTCCGCCACGCCCCCGTTATTTAACCGACAATTTTTTATCATATCACAAATAATTTAATTGGCAAGAGTATTTTCAGCAAATTATTTTAGTCCGCCAATTCGATCGCCGCAAAGGGGGAAAGACAGGGTAAAATAATCAGCAGGTGGATTGCCGTTCACCGACAGCTATTGAGAAAAATCAATCCTTATGCAATCAATTCTGACGCAAGAAACCATTATCATCGCCCTGATCTACCTATCTCTCAGTGTCTTGTATTTGCTCGTCATTCCCGCCGTTATCTACTACTACCTCAATACGCGCTGGTATGTGGCTTCTTCTTGGGAAAGAGGGTTTATGTACTTTCTGATGAGCTTTTTCTTCCCTGGGATGCTGTTGTTAAGTCCTTTCCTTAACTTCCGTCCCCAACGTCGTACCCTAAAAGCTTAAGTTATCACCAAAAAAACCCATGAGACGCATTGATGTCATCGGGATCGG contains the following coding sequences:
- the ndhL gene encoding NAD(P)H-quinone oxidoreductase subunit L encodes the protein MQSILTQETIIIALIYLSLSVLYLLVIPAVIYYYLNTRWYVASSWERGFMYFLMSFFFPGMLLLSPFLNFRPQRRTLKA
- the queG gene encoding tRNA epoxyqueuosine(34) reductase QueG; this encodes MVTETQIKEKALELGFHGVGIASVDSQDSAVSHLKSWLERGYHADMDWMTNPKRQDIKTLWPEVRSLICLALNYYTPQQHSQEQNHGKISRYAWGRDYHKVLSKKLKALSQWLESQGEQIQTRYYVDTGPVQDKVWAQRAGIGWIAKNGNLITRNYGSWVFLAEILTNLPLEPDRPHSAHCGTCSRCLSACPTQAIVSPYVVDANRCIAYHTIENRAVTLPTEIAENLQGWVAGCDICQDVCPWNQRFAQVTDVEDFQPRPENLSPRLEELANLTIEEWDRRFISSALRRIKPQQWRRNAQANLAHSPHPAQDDN
- a CDS encoding HAD-IA family hydrolase; translation: MTIKVVVFDFDGTIADTHDTFVEIVNRLAKNFGYQPINEEDLARLKNLSSQEIIKQSQVSPVKIPFLLYRVKRELNKQIECLKPFHGWPHCLATLKERGYRLGIITSNTKENVNLFLGNNQLLNLFDFICSGTPLFGKHKIIDRLIRQNKFCPDEMIYVGDETRDITAAQKSQVQVVAVAWGFNSPQILSQFNPDHLIDHPLELLDILDRAG